A genomic segment from Marinobacter subterrani encodes:
- the glyS gene encoding glycine--tRNA ligase subunit beta — MATQDFLVELGTEELPPKALKPLSDAFTQGISRGLEEAGIAFGKVEAFAAPRRLAVRIRNLADAQPDKSVEKRGPAVKAAFDDAGNPTRALTGFATSLGVTPDQLDTLETDKGAWVVYRTVEQGKPTVELMPELVEQSLAGLPIPKRMRWGAHRTEFVRPVHWVVMLFGNKVIDTPIMGLTPGNKTRGHRFHCPKSLIVPTPGDYEVVLKQEGYVIADFAERREQIRAGVAELAEKEAGGKAVIDEDLLDEVTALNEWPVPLMGRFEERFLKVPAEALISSMKEHQKYFHVVAADGAMLPLFITVANIQSKDPAQVISGNEKVIRPRLSDAAFFYETDRKTRLEDRIDALKPIVFQEKLGSLYDKSVRVAALAKKIAEAIGSDPALAERAAMLAKTDLVTEMVLEFTDLQGIMGQYYAANDGEPEDVARALNEQYMPRFAGDDLPTTLTGCAIAIADRLDSLVGLFGINQPPSGTRDPFGLRRASLGVLRIIIERELPLDLQTCCEWAEENFTVLTEQNTATTVVDYMLERFRAHYDEQGIGAEVYLAVHARRPTRPLDFDRRVKAVEAFRQLPEAQALAGANKRVSNILTKQGGDSTGESVDASLLQDSAEKALAEQIDQQADKVLPLFESGDYASALSSLASLREPVDRFFDEVMVMADDEAIRNNRLALLNRLRNLFLRVADISLLPTAG; from the coding sequence ATGGCAACACAGGATTTTCTGGTCGAACTGGGCACCGAAGAACTGCCCCCCAAGGCCCTCAAGCCACTGTCTGACGCCTTCACCCAGGGCATTTCCCGGGGCCTGGAAGAGGCCGGTATCGCATTCGGCAAGGTTGAGGCCTTCGCGGCTCCGCGCCGCCTGGCAGTGCGCATCCGGAACCTGGCCGACGCCCAGCCGGACAAATCGGTGGAAAAACGCGGCCCGGCGGTCAAGGCCGCCTTTGATGACGCCGGCAACCCGACCCGGGCGCTGACCGGCTTCGCGACCTCGCTCGGCGTTACGCCAGACCAGCTCGACACCCTGGAAACCGATAAAGGTGCCTGGGTGGTATACCGCACCGTAGAGCAGGGCAAACCCACCGTGGAACTGATGCCGGAGCTGGTGGAACAGTCCCTGGCCGGCCTGCCGATCCCCAAGCGTATGCGCTGGGGCGCCCACCGCACCGAATTTGTCCGCCCGGTGCACTGGGTTGTCATGCTGTTCGGCAACAAGGTGATTGATACCCCGATCATGGGCCTGACACCCGGCAACAAGACCCGCGGCCACCGCTTCCATTGCCCGAAATCCCTGATCGTGCCCACGCCGGGCGATTACGAAGTGGTCCTCAAACAGGAGGGCTATGTCATTGCCGATTTCGCCGAGCGCCGGGAACAGATCCGCGCCGGCGTGGCCGAACTGGCCGAGAAGGAAGCCGGTGGCAAGGCCGTGATCGATGAAGACCTGCTGGACGAAGTGACCGCCCTGAACGAATGGCCGGTGCCCCTGATGGGCCGTTTCGAGGAACGCTTCCTGAAAGTGCCGGCGGAAGCACTGATTTCCTCCATGAAGGAGCACCAGAAGTACTTCCATGTGGTCGCCGCTGACGGTGCAATGCTGCCCCTGTTCATCACCGTCGCCAACATCCAGAGCAAGGATCCGGCCCAGGTGATCTCCGGTAACGAAAAGGTGATCCGGCCCCGCCTGTCCGATGCTGCGTTCTTCTACGAGACCGACCGGAAGACCAGACTCGAGGACCGCATCGACGCCCTCAAGCCCATCGTGTTCCAGGAAAAACTGGGCAGCCTTTACGACAAGTCCGTGCGCGTTGCCGCCCTGGCGAAGAAAATTGCTGAGGCCATCGGCAGTGACCCGGCTCTGGCCGAACGCGCTGCGATGCTGGCCAAGACCGATCTGGTCACCGAAATGGTGCTGGAGTTCACTGATCTTCAGGGCATCATGGGCCAGTACTACGCCGCCAACGACGGCGAACCGGAAGACGTGGCCAGGGCCCTGAACGAGCAGTACATGCCCCGTTTTGCCGGCGACGATCTGCCCACCACCCTGACCGGCTGCGCCATTGCCATCGCCGATCGCCTGGATTCCCTGGTCGGTCTGTTCGGCATTAACCAGCCGCCGTCCGGTACCCGCGATCCGTTCGGCCTGCGTCGGGCCTCCCTCGGGGTGCTGCGCATCATCATCGAGCGTGAACTGCCGCTCGACCTGCAGACCTGCTGCGAGTGGGCGGAGGAGAACTTCACGGTGCTGACCGAGCAGAATACCGCCACCACCGTGGTGGACTACATGCTCGAGCGCTTCCGGGCCCACTATGACGAACAGGGCATCGGTGCCGAGGTTTACCTGGCCGTGCATGCCCGCCGGCCCACCCGCCCGCTGGACTTCGACCGCCGGGTGAAGGCGGTGGAAGCCTTCCGCCAACTGCCCGAGGCGCAGGCCCTGGCCGGTGCCAACAAACGGGTCTCCAACATCCTGACCAAACAGGGTGGCGACAGCACCGGTGAATCCGTTGACGCCAGCCTGCTGCAGGACAGCGCCGAAAAAGCCCTCGCCGAACAGATCGACCAGCAGGCGGACAAGGTGCTGCCACTGTTCGAGAGCGGCGATTACGCCAGCGCGCTAAGCTCTCTTGCAAGCCTGAGGGAGCCGGTAGATCGCTTCTTTGATGAAGTGATGGTGATGGCCGATGACGAGGCCATCCGGAACAACCGCCTGGCACTGCTGAACCGACTGCGCAACCTGTTCCTGCGCGTTGCGGATATCTCGTTGTTGCCCACCGCGGGCTGA
- a CDS encoding Bug family tripartite tricarboxylate transporter substrate binding protein, protein MRFNSVFLRSSVSLVLGAALMVGTAQAQAETTECIAPAKPGGGYDLTCRLAANGLQKTGMIDKPMMVSYMPGGIGAVAYNHVNGVRPDDPNLIVAASTGAAVNLALGKFGEYDADEVRWLGALGADYGAIVVKTDAPWDNLGALMKDLKTQPGEIVFGAGGTVGSQDWMKAALTAKAAGISPRDLRYVAFEGGGESLAALLGEHIDVYTGDLSELRSHLESGTVRVLAALSEERLEGPYEDIPTAAEQGYDVQWPIWRGYYMGPEVSDEAYQQWVSKLEDLAKNETFAELREARGLFPMSRFGDDFDAYVKDQVAEFKGLAKEVGLIK, encoded by the coding sequence ATGAGATTCAACTCTGTATTTCTTCGATCGTCTGTATCGCTTGTTCTTGGCGCTGCGCTCATGGTCGGTACAGCGCAGGCTCAAGCCGAAACAACCGAGTGTATTGCTCCGGCAAAACCTGGCGGTGGTTATGATCTGACCTGTCGCCTGGCAGCGAATGGCCTCCAGAAAACCGGAATGATCGACAAACCAATGATGGTCAGTTACATGCCGGGTGGTATCGGCGCCGTCGCTTATAACCACGTTAACGGCGTGAGACCTGACGACCCCAACCTGATCGTTGCAGCCAGCACCGGCGCCGCCGTTAACCTCGCACTGGGCAAGTTCGGTGAGTACGACGCCGATGAGGTGCGGTGGCTTGGCGCTCTGGGTGCCGACTATGGTGCCATCGTGGTCAAGACTGATGCTCCGTGGGACAACCTGGGTGCCCTGATGAAAGATCTGAAGACGCAGCCGGGAGAAATCGTGTTTGGCGCCGGTGGCACTGTCGGTAGCCAGGACTGGATGAAGGCGGCATTGACAGCCAAGGCCGCAGGCATATCTCCCAGGGATCTTCGCTACGTCGCATTCGAAGGCGGTGGTGAGTCACTGGCGGCTCTGCTGGGCGAGCATATCGATGTTTACACAGGTGACCTTTCTGAACTGCGCTCGCACCTTGAGAGCGGCACGGTTCGTGTTCTTGCCGCGCTTTCTGAGGAACGGTTGGAGGGACCTTACGAGGACATCCCCACGGCGGCAGAACAGGGCTACGACGTACAGTGGCCAATCTGGCGTGGTTACTACATGGGCCCGGAAGTCAGCGATGAGGCTTACCAGCAGTGGGTGAGTAAACTTGAGGACCTGGCCAAAAATGAGACCTTCGCGGAACTGCGTGAGGCCCGTGGACTATTCCCCATGTCCCGTTTCGGCGATGACTTTGACGCTTACGTCAAGGATCAGGTCGCCGAGTTCAAGGGGCTCGCAAAAGAAGTAGGACTGATAAAATGA
- a CDS encoding tripartite tricarboxylate transporter TctB family protein, whose translation MRIAADRILGIALIGLAALAAFQAYQLQPTFNYEPVGPRAFPILLSFILTGLSLVLVIRPGANGEWPEKRVVLKLACVLAVLLVYALLFTRLGFLITTFFAVFSLSRLFDATWLKALTAGVLMALGSYYLFTLGLGISLPGGRWLPI comes from the coding sequence ATGAGAATTGCCGCCGACCGTATTCTGGGAATAGCCTTGATCGGTTTGGCGGCACTCGCCGCCTTCCAGGCTTACCAGCTTCAGCCAACATTCAATTACGAGCCCGTCGGACCAAGAGCCTTTCCGATCCTGCTTTCATTCATTCTGACGGGCCTATCTCTGGTGTTGGTAATCCGCCCCGGAGCAAACGGGGAATGGCCGGAGAAGCGAGTCGTCCTCAAGTTGGCTTGCGTGCTGGCTGTTCTGCTTGTCTATGCACTCTTGTTCACCCGTCTGGGCTTTCTGATCACGACATTCTTTGCCGTGTTCTCACTGTCACGCCTGTTTGACGCTACGTGGCTTAAAGCGTTGACGGCGGGCGTTCTGATGGCCCTGGGAAGCTATTACCTGTTCACGCTGGGCCTTGGAATTTCATTGCCAGGCGGCCGCTGGTTGCCCATTTAA
- the glyQ gene encoding glycine--tRNA ligase subunit alpha: protein MTDKATQQTTPDIGTFQGLILALQNFWAQHGCVVLQPLDMEVGAGTFHPATFLRAIGPETWNAAYVQPSRRPTDGRYGENPNRLQHYYQFQVVLKPSPDNIQELYLDSLKALGLDPLVHDIRFVEDNWESPTLGAWGLGWEIWLNGMEVTQFTYFQQVGGLECFPVTGELTYGLERIAMYLQGVDSVYDLVWTNGPDGVVTYGDVFHQQEVEMSTYNFEHADTEFLFHSFDVHERESARLIEVGLPLPAYEQVLKASHTFNLLDARHAISVTERQRFILRVRTLARAVAQAYFDSRRALKFPLAPEALRKEVLAAAEAADDKAKSKNGKKAKKAPQEQGNA from the coding sequence GTGACAGACAAGGCAACACAACAGACAACTCCGGACATCGGGACCTTCCAGGGCCTGATCCTGGCTCTGCAGAACTTCTGGGCCCAGCATGGCTGCGTGGTCCTCCAGCCACTGGATATGGAAGTGGGCGCCGGCACCTTTCATCCGGCCACCTTTCTGCGGGCCATCGGGCCGGAAACCTGGAACGCCGCCTATGTTCAGCCCAGCCGCCGTCCTACAGACGGCCGTTACGGTGAGAACCCCAACCGTCTGCAGCATTACTACCAGTTCCAGGTAGTGCTCAAGCCATCGCCAGACAACATCCAGGAGCTGTACCTGGATTCCCTGAAGGCCCTGGGCCTGGACCCGCTGGTGCACGACATCCGGTTCGTGGAAGACAACTGGGAATCACCCACCCTTGGCGCCTGGGGCCTGGGCTGGGAAATCTGGCTGAACGGCATGGAAGTCACCCAGTTCACCTACTTCCAGCAGGTGGGCGGCCTGGAATGCTTCCCCGTCACCGGCGAGCTAACCTACGGCCTTGAGCGTATTGCCATGTACCTGCAGGGTGTGGACAGCGTCTACGACCTGGTGTGGACCAACGGCCCGGACGGCGTGGTCACCTACGGTGACGTGTTCCACCAGCAGGAAGTGGAGATGTCCACCTACAACTTCGAACACGCCGATACCGAGTTCCTGTTTCACAGCTTCGACGTTCACGAGCGGGAAAGTGCCCGCCTGATCGAAGTCGGCCTGCCGCTGCCGGCCTATGAACAGGTTCTGAAAGCCTCCCATACCTTCAACCTGCTGGACGCCCGCCACGCCATCTCGGTCACCGAGCGTCAGCGCTTTATCCTGCGGGTACGCACCCTTGCCCGGGCCGTTGCCCAGGCCTACTTCGACAGCCGCCGGGCACTGAAATTCCCATTGGCGCCCGAGGCGCTGCGCAAGGAAGTTCTGGCCGCTGCCGAAGCCGCCGATGACAAGGCCAAGAGCAAGAACGGCAAGAAAGCGAAGAAGGCACCGCAGGAACAGGGGAACGCATAA
- the trkA gene encoding Trk system potassium transporter TrkA has product MKILILGAGQVGGTLAENLANEANDITIIDSDGARLRELQDRLDIRTVQGEASYPTALRQAGAEDADMVIAVTNSDETNMVACQVAKLLYKTPTTICRVRANAYLSKAELFYQRDQKKDLDSLRGFPIDVLISPEHLVTKHITRLIENPGALQVLEFSKGLTQLVALRATKGGPLVGHELSYLRTHMPKIDTRVAAIFRKDRAIMPEGKTVIEDGDEVFFIAAGDHIKSVMSELQPLVKPYKRIFICGGGNIGQRLASTLESRYQVKLLERNHDRCVMLSEKLRKTVILEGNAANKDILLEENIENTDVFCAVTNDDEANIMASLLAKRLGARKVLTLINNPDYVDLIQGGDIDVAISPQQTTIGSLLTHVRRGDVVNVHSLRRGAAEAIEAIAHGDHRSSKVVGKRLDEITLPAGTTIGAIVRRNEVLIAHDHIRVQPDDHVILFMVDKTRIREVEKLFQVGLTFF; this is encoded by the coding sequence ATGAAAATCCTGATTCTCGGTGCCGGCCAGGTGGGCGGCACCCTCGCGGAAAACCTCGCCAACGAAGCCAACGACATCACCATCATCGACAGCGACGGTGCCCGTTTGCGCGAGCTGCAGGACCGGCTCGACATCCGGACCGTGCAGGGCGAAGCCTCGTATCCGACGGCGCTTCGGCAGGCCGGCGCCGAAGATGCCGACATGGTGATCGCGGTCACCAACAGTGACGAGACCAACATGGTGGCTTGCCAGGTTGCCAAGCTGCTGTACAAGACACCCACCACCATCTGCCGGGTGCGGGCCAATGCCTACCTGTCAAAAGCCGAGCTGTTTTACCAGCGCGACCAGAAAAAAGACCTGGACAGCCTCCGGGGCTTTCCCATTGATGTGCTGATCAGTCCGGAGCACCTGGTGACCAAGCACATTACCCGCCTGATCGAAAATCCCGGAGCGCTGCAGGTGCTGGAGTTCTCCAAGGGGCTGACCCAGCTGGTCGCCCTGCGCGCCACCAAGGGTGGTCCGCTGGTCGGCCACGAGCTGTCCTACCTGCGCACCCACATGCCCAAGATTGACACCCGGGTGGCGGCCATATTCCGCAAGGACCGGGCCATCATGCCCGAGGGTAAGACGGTCATCGAAGATGGCGACGAAGTGTTCTTTATCGCCGCCGGCGACCATATCAAATCAGTGATGAGCGAGCTTCAGCCTCTGGTGAAGCCCTACAAGCGCATCTTTATCTGTGGTGGCGGTAACATCGGCCAGCGGCTGGCCAGCACGCTGGAAAGCCGGTACCAGGTGAAGCTGCTGGAGCGCAACCACGACCGCTGCGTGATGCTGTCGGAAAAGCTGCGCAAGACCGTGATACTGGAAGGCAATGCGGCCAACAAGGACATCCTGTTGGAAGAAAACATCGAGAACACCGATGTGTTCTGCGCCGTGACCAACGATGACGAGGCCAACATCATGGCCTCGCTGCTGGCCAAGCGCCTCGGGGCCCGAAAGGTACTCACCCTGATCAACAACCCGGACTACGTCGACCTCATCCAGGGCGGCGATATCGACGTCGCCATCTCCCCCCAGCAAACCACCATCGGCAGCCTGCTCACCCACGTACGCCGGGGCGACGTGGTAAACGTTCACTCACTGCGCCGGGGCGCTGCCGAGGCCATCGAGGCCATTGCCCATGGCGATCACCGGTCTTCGAAAGTGGTCGGCAAGCGGCTGGATGAAATCACCCTGCCGGCAGGCACCACCATCGGCGCCATCGTGCGCCGCAACGAAGTGCTCATCGCCCACGACCACATCCGCGTTCAGCCGGATGACCACGTGATCCTGTTCATGGTGGACAAAACCCGGATACGGGAAGTGGAAAAACTGTTCCAGGTCGGGCTCACCTTCTTCTGA
- a CDS encoding AbrB family transcriptional regulator, which produces MIDALTVRFKAGWRLVPTTFVGASGGGLAYAADMPLPWLLGAMLVTAVLSLMNVRLSPPRASRKVVLAVIGVMLGSAFTPNVAGNLGDWGASLVIMLVGTLFMTGVSVWLSYRVAGNSLATAIYSGMPGGISTVTLMAADSDADLRIVGLTHAVRILVLLLVIPLILNTIGHVNLEPGTTTLAQWLFMPSIGESVILVGAGVGGAWLGLCLRLPNPLLFGPVLVSAALHMTGVSEAAIPPMIAAMAQIVIGVSIGVRFLGTTLAAMRLNLVVSVFQAFILILIAAVAAWLGHVVTGYSPAATLLAYVPGGAPELSLVALSLGIEPAFVTSHHLLRISVLILAMPLLFACIRKRN; this is translated from the coding sequence GTGATTGATGCGTTGACGGTACGTTTCAAAGCGGGCTGGAGACTGGTGCCAACGACTTTTGTTGGCGCCAGTGGCGGCGGTCTTGCTTATGCCGCTGACATGCCCCTGCCCTGGTTATTGGGCGCGATGCTCGTGACTGCGGTGCTTAGCCTGATGAACGTTCGGCTGTCACCACCGAGGGCATCGCGCAAAGTGGTATTGGCTGTAATCGGCGTGATGCTGGGGTCGGCCTTTACGCCGAATGTGGCCGGCAACCTCGGCGATTGGGGAGCCAGCCTGGTCATTATGCTCGTGGGAACCCTGTTTATGACCGGGGTTTCGGTGTGGCTGAGTTATCGCGTCGCGGGTAACTCATTAGCGACCGCCATTTATTCCGGAATGCCCGGCGGAATCTCCACGGTTACGCTTATGGCAGCAGATTCCGACGCGGATTTGCGCATCGTGGGCCTGACCCATGCAGTTCGAATCCTGGTTTTACTGCTCGTTATTCCACTGATATTGAACACCATCGGCCACGTCAATCTGGAGCCAGGCACGACTACTTTGGCTCAATGGTTGTTCATGCCATCAATCGGCGAATCTGTGATTTTGGTCGGTGCAGGTGTTGGGGGCGCGTGGCTGGGACTTTGCTTGCGCCTGCCCAATCCGCTTCTGTTCGGACCCGTACTCGTATCCGCTGCGCTTCACATGACCGGAGTTTCTGAAGCCGCGATCCCGCCGATGATAGCCGCCATGGCCCAAATTGTTATTGGTGTATCGATTGGTGTTCGATTTTTGGGAACGACTTTGGCGGCGATGAGGCTCAACCTGGTAGTTTCTGTGTTCCAGGCATTCATATTGATCCTGATTGCTGCAGTGGCGGCTTGGCTGGGCCACGTCGTAACCGGTTATTCACCAGCTGCAACATTGCTTGCCTATGTGCCGGGCGGGGCGCCCGAACTCAGTCTGGTGGCGCTGTCACTGGGCATTGAACCGGCCTTTGTGACTTCCCACCACCTGCTGCGGATCAGTGTATTGATTCTTGCTATGCCATTGCTCTTTGCGTGTATAAGAAAAAGAAATTGA
- a CDS encoding tripartite tricarboxylate transporter permease → MNLGLAFMGALLGTLFGALPGIGPINGIAILMPLAYTLGLPAESALILLAGVYTGSEYGGRMSSILLNVPGDAGAVMTTLDGHPLAKKGLAGPALGLSAVSSFVGATIAIIGLTLFAPMLAKVAVMFGPAEFFALMVFAFASMAVMMGKDPIKTGIGAVLGVLIAMVGVDSGTGVLRYTFGMAELYDGVDFVVMIIGLFAISEILLMLEHAHHKDSSDKMPPIGRVMVSLKEVLHCKWAMLRSGVIGFIVGVLPGTGASVASAVAYTTEKRLSDKDNTFGTGNMRGLAAPEAGNNAAAAGSFVPMLTLGIPGSGTTAVLLGALMLYNITPGPMMFSERPEVAGGLIASLYIGNIMLLLLNLPLAGVFAKVLTIPRWTLVPGIAILAFVGVYQLHSNLMAIYMMLVIGLFGYALRKLGFSLAPVILGYVLGGLMEDNLRRALSISGGDPGILLQSGISVGLWIAAVLLLVLPWLVPKVLPRKALVDA, encoded by the coding sequence ATGAATCTGGGGCTGGCTTTCATGGGCGCCTTGCTCGGGACCCTGTTCGGAGCCTTGCCGGGAATCGGCCCGATCAACGGTATTGCCATTCTGATGCCGCTTGCCTACACGCTGGGCCTGCCGGCGGAATCCGCACTTATTCTGTTGGCGGGCGTTTATACCGGCTCCGAGTACGGTGGACGCATGTCGAGCATCCTGCTCAATGTGCCTGGCGATGCCGGTGCGGTGATGACAACCCTTGATGGTCACCCGCTGGCCAAAAAAGGACTCGCAGGACCGGCACTGGGTCTGTCTGCCGTCAGCTCGTTCGTTGGAGCGACGATCGCGATTATTGGCCTCACGCTTTTTGCGCCAATGCTTGCGAAAGTGGCGGTGATGTTTGGCCCGGCTGAATTCTTTGCCCTGATGGTATTTGCCTTCGCATCCATGGCCGTGATGATGGGTAAGGATCCGATCAAGACCGGTATCGGCGCGGTACTGGGGGTACTGATCGCCATGGTTGGCGTGGATTCCGGTACCGGTGTCCTGCGTTACACCTTTGGTATGGCAGAGCTATACGACGGCGTTGATTTTGTGGTGATGATCATTGGTCTGTTTGCGATCAGCGAAATTCTGCTGATGCTTGAACATGCCCACCATAAGGACTCCAGCGACAAGATGCCTCCTATTGGCCGGGTGATGGTCAGCCTCAAGGAGGTTCTCCACTGTAAGTGGGCCATGCTGCGCAGCGGTGTCATTGGTTTTATTGTCGGTGTTCTACCCGGTACGGGTGCGTCTGTTGCGAGTGCTGTTGCTTACACCACTGAGAAGCGCCTGTCCGACAAGGACAATACCTTCGGGACTGGCAACATGCGTGGTCTGGCAGCGCCAGAGGCGGGAAATAATGCCGCCGCTGCGGGTTCGTTTGTACCAATGTTGACACTGGGTATTCCAGGCTCTGGCACCACCGCAGTCCTGCTCGGTGCGTTGATGCTTTATAACATCACGCCCGGGCCTATGATGTTCTCAGAGCGCCCGGAAGTGGCTGGTGGCCTGATTGCGTCGTTGTATATCGGGAATATTATGTTGCTGCTTCTGAACCTGCCCTTGGCTGGCGTGTTCGCCAAGGTGCTTACGATTCCCCGCTGGACCCTGGTTCCAGGTATCGCAATCCTCGCATTTGTGGGCGTTTATCAGTTGCACTCCAATCTGATGGCGATCTACATGATGTTGGTAATAGGCCTCTTCGGTTACGCGCTGCGTAAGCTGGGATTCTCGCTGGCGCCGGTCATTCTGGGCTACGTGTTGGGCGGTCTTATGGAGGACAATCTGCGCCGTGCATTATCTATCAGCGGCGGTGATCCTGGCATCCTCTTGCAATCGGGTATCTCAGTCGGTTTGTGGATTGCGGCGGTCCTTCTTTTGGTATTGCCATGGCTGGTACCAAAGGTGTTGCCTCGCAAGGCTTTGGTTGACGCCTGA
- the rsmB gene encoding 16S rRNA (cytosine(967)-C(5))-methyltransferase RsmB: MGDQQQPMRAIAAGVMLAVENGQSLSQCLPPALNRLPPNERPELQALCYGTCRWFHRLDGELNGRLKKPLRKPDRIVHHLMLVALFQLRFSQQASYAVLNETVEACRALDKPHLTGLVNGVLRAAEREGAPEPADDSGRFSHPGWMVEKLRHNWPDDWQRILEANNAQAPMTLRVNALRFGRDEYLGLLADAGIEASPTRFAPHGIQLARPVPVDRLPWFADGAVSVQDEAAQLCTTLLDLAPGQRVLDACAAPGGKTCAILESCAGLEEVVAIDESADRLPRVQENLDRLDLHATLAQADAADTDQWWDRQAFDRILLDVPCSASGVIRRHPDIKLLRRESDIVPLAAIQLGLLDALWAILKPGGRLVYATCSVFPQENHRIIQRFCKQQADAILVEPKAQWGRDMGAGRQLLPDPFSHDGFFYAVLEKPEP; this comes from the coding sequence ATGGGCGACCAACAGCAGCCCATGCGTGCCATCGCCGCTGGCGTCATGCTGGCAGTGGAGAACGGCCAGTCCCTGTCCCAGTGCCTGCCACCGGCCCTGAACCGCCTGCCACCGAACGAGCGCCCGGAACTCCAGGCCCTGTGTTACGGCACCTGCCGCTGGTTCCACCGGCTGGATGGCGAGCTCAATGGCCGGTTGAAAAAACCGCTTCGCAAGCCGGACCGCATTGTCCACCACCTGATGCTGGTGGCCCTCTTTCAGTTGCGTTTCAGCCAGCAGGCCAGCTACGCCGTACTGAACGAAACCGTGGAAGCCTGCCGGGCCCTCGACAAACCCCACCTCACCGGCCTGGTTAATGGTGTGCTGCGGGCGGCCGAGCGCGAGGGTGCACCGGAACCCGCCGATGACTCTGGCCGTTTCAGCCATCCCGGGTGGATGGTGGAAAAGCTCCGCCACAACTGGCCGGACGACTGGCAACGGATTCTCGAGGCCAACAATGCCCAGGCGCCCATGACCCTGCGGGTCAACGCCCTGCGGTTCGGCCGCGATGAGTACCTTGGCCTGCTGGCGGATGCCGGCATCGAGGCCAGCCCGACCCGTTTCGCCCCCCACGGCATTCAACTGGCCAGGCCGGTACCGGTTGACCGGCTGCCCTGGTTCGCTGATGGCGCGGTCAGCGTGCAGGACGAAGCAGCGCAGCTTTGCACCACTCTGCTGGACCTGGCGCCTGGCCAGCGGGTACTCGACGCCTGTGCCGCGCCCGGGGGCAAGACCTGTGCAATCCTGGAGAGCTGTGCCGGGCTGGAAGAGGTCGTGGCGATTGATGAATCCGCCGACCGGCTGCCCCGGGTGCAGGAAAACCTCGACCGGTTGGATCTGCACGCCACCCTGGCACAAGCCGATGCAGCGGATACCGACCAATGGTGGGACAGGCAGGCCTTCGATCGCATTCTGCTGGATGTACCCTGCAGCGCCAGCGGCGTGATCCGCCGCCATCCGGACATCAAACTGCTGCGTCGGGAATCCGACATAGTCCCGCTGGCAGCGATCCAGCTTGGGCTTCTCGACGCCCTATGGGCTATCCTGAAGCCCGGTGGCCGGCTGGTGTATGCCACCTGCTCGGTGTTCCCGCAGGAAAACCACCGTATAATTCAGCGGTTTTGCAAACAGCAAGCCGATGCCATCCTTGTTGAACCAAAGGCTCAATGGGGGCGTGATATGGGTGCCGGGCGGCAACTGCTCCCGGATCCGTTCAGCCATGACGGCTTTTTCTACGCCGTGCTGGAGAAACCCGAACCATGA
- the gmhB gene encoding D-glycero-beta-D-manno-heptose 1,7-bisphosphate 7-phosphatase codes for MLIILDRDGVINEYDGNYICSADEWHPIPGSVEAVARLCNAGHRIAIATNQSGIARSYFSSDDLDAMHDKLEHLVEAQGGCIDFIAYCPHHPDDHCRCRKPLTGLLDQIRQHFHLASLGGAIMVGDSRKDLEAAHTGGCRAILVRTGNGQDTERHLDARPIPGANVTIYDDLSKFTDALLSAGGW; via the coding sequence GTGCTGATCATCCTGGACCGGGATGGGGTCATCAACGAATACGATGGCAACTACATCTGCTCAGCGGATGAGTGGCACCCGATTCCCGGCAGCGTCGAAGCGGTGGCACGGCTCTGTAACGCCGGCCACCGCATCGCCATCGCCACCAACCAGTCCGGCATCGCCCGCAGCTACTTCAGCAGCGATGATCTTGATGCCATGCACGACAAGCTGGAGCACCTTGTGGAAGCCCAGGGCGGCTGCATCGACTTCATCGCCTACTGCCCCCACCATCCCGACGACCACTGCCGCTGCCGCAAACCACTGACGGGGCTGCTGGACCAGATCCGCCAGCATTTTCACCTGGCCAGCCTTGGCGGCGCCATCATGGTCGGCGACAGCCGCAAAGACCTGGAAGCGGCGCACACGGGAGGGTGCCGGGCCATACTGGTAAGAACCGGCAACGGCCAGGACACCGAGCGCCACCTGGACGCCAGGCCCATACCCGGCGCCAATGTCACCATCTACGACGATCTCAGCAAATTTACGGATGCCCTTTTATCCGCCGGGGGCTGGTAA